From Anaerobacillus alkaliphilus, the proteins below share one genomic window:
- a CDS encoding alpha/beta-type small acid-soluble spore protein yields MANNNSSNQLLVPGVQQALDQMKYEIASEFGVQLGPDATARANGSVGGEITKRLVQMAEQQLGGRIQ; encoded by the coding sequence TTGGCAAACAACAATAGCTCAAACCAATTATTAGTTCCTGGTGTACAACAAGCACTAGACCAAATGAAGTATGAGATCGCTTCAGAGTTTGGTGTACAATTGGGTCCAGATGCAACAGCACGTGCAAATGGTTCAGTTGGTGGAGAAATCACAAAGCGTCTTGTTCAAATGGCTGAGCAACAGCTAGGCGGGCGCATTCAGTAA
- a CDS encoding ABC transporter ATP-binding protein translates to MAEITLKNIYKIYEGGVEAVSDFNLEIKDKEFIVFVGPSGCGKSTTLRMIAGLEDISKGELYIGDRLVNDVAPKDRDIAMVFQNYALYPHMNVYENMAFGLKLRKFKKDEIDRRVKEAAKILGLTEMLDRKPKAMSGGQRQRVALGRAIVRDPQVFLMDEPLSNLDAKLRVQMRAEITKLHQRLQSTTIYVTHDQTEAMTMATRIVIMKDGVIQQVGAPKEVYDLPENIFVGGFIGSPAMNFLNGKLANGYFHMNDLKIKVPEGKSKMLQAFEGKEIILGIRPEDFHDEPVFLESSAETKITALIDVAELMGAETYLYSKVADQDFIARVDSRTDVKNGQSITLALDMNKAHFFDPKTELRLR, encoded by the coding sequence ATGGCTGAAATTACGTTAAAAAATATTTATAAAATTTATGAAGGTGGAGTTGAAGCTGTTTCAGACTTTAACCTTGAAATTAAAGATAAAGAATTTATCGTGTTCGTTGGTCCATCTGGATGTGGAAAATCAACTACACTTCGTATGATCGCTGGTCTTGAAGATATCTCTAAAGGTGAGCTTTACATTGGAGATCGTCTTGTAAACGATGTAGCACCAAAAGATCGTGATATCGCGATGGTATTCCAAAACTACGCGTTATATCCACATATGAACGTTTATGAGAACATGGCATTTGGTTTAAAATTACGTAAGTTTAAAAAAGACGAAATCGATCGTCGTGTTAAAGAAGCAGCAAAAATTTTAGGTTTAACAGAAATGCTTGATCGTAAACCGAAAGCAATGTCTGGTGGACAACGTCAGCGTGTAGCTTTAGGACGTGCAATTGTTCGTGACCCTCAAGTATTCTTAATGGATGAGCCATTATCAAACCTTGATGCAAAATTACGTGTACAAATGCGTGCGGAAATCACAAAGCTTCACCAACGTTTACAATCAACAACAATCTACGTAACACATGACCAAACAGAAGCCATGACAATGGCAACAAGAATTGTAATTATGAAAGATGGTGTTATTCAACAAGTTGGAGCACCAAAAGAAGTATATGACCTACCAGAAAACATCTTCGTTGGTGGATTTATCGGGTCTCCGGCTATGAACTTCTTAAACGGTAAGCTTGCAAACGGATATTTCCATATGAACGATTTAAAAATTAAAGTTCCTGAAGGAAAATCAAAAATGTTACAAGCATTTGAAGGAAAAGAAATTATCCTAGGAATTCGTCCTGAAGATTTCCATGATGAGCCTGTTTTCCTTGAGTCTTCTGCAGAAACTAAAATTACAGCATTAATTGATGTAGCTGAGTTAATGGGAGCTGAGACTTACCTTTACTCAAAAGTTGCAGATCAAGACTTTATCGCTCGTGTAGATTCTCGCACTGACGTTAAAAACGGTCAAAGCATTACGTTAGCATTAGATATGAACAAAGCGCATTTCTTTGATCCAAAAACTGAATTACGTCTTCGTTAA
- a CDS encoding PucR family transcriptional regulator — protein sequence MVEHLRVILKKAVIEEEEVRQLPQEQLLQYKTTDEEVLYLNKDHLMKEEIQLLDLFLTAIHTTSNAETNEQQYWKELTISGRVTSSPPLLNRSAFRFSHFIIDGELHDEINFIEALHSLFPRKITVVLVTRTEGFVVEYMTDEDEEHVGESLIEAIMSDFYVKIAFFQGSMFTNVEEAKSIYDWEKNAFSLARRVLPNLSFVQKEQLIPFLLSSDTSEMTINMLLQIIDFLRDDKELLKTIKVFMESNLNTTLAAKKLFMHRNSLQYRIDKFIEKTGIDIKQFQQAASLYFLISLDESMKHQLK from the coding sequence ATGGTCGAACATTTAAGAGTCATTCTAAAAAAAGCAGTTATTGAAGAAGAAGAAGTTAGGCAATTACCTCAAGAACAGCTATTACAATATAAGACAACTGACGAAGAGGTACTTTATTTAAATAAAGACCACTTAATGAAAGAAGAAATACAACTACTAGATCTATTTCTAACAGCCATACATACGACAAGCAACGCTGAAACGAATGAACAACAATACTGGAAAGAGCTAACAATATCTGGTCGTGTAACAAGTAGTCCGCCTCTTTTAAACCGTTCAGCTTTTCGCTTCTCACATTTTATAATAGATGGTGAGTTACACGATGAAATAAACTTTATCGAAGCTTTACATAGCTTATTTCCGAGAAAGATAACCGTAGTTTTGGTTACACGCACTGAAGGATTTGTCGTGGAATATATGACAGACGAGGACGAGGAACATGTGGGCGAGAGTCTAATTGAAGCCATTATGTCTGACTTCTATGTTAAAATCGCCTTTTTTCAAGGGAGTATGTTTACAAATGTTGAAGAAGCCAAGAGTATTTATGATTGGGAGAAAAACGCTTTTTCACTAGCAAGAAGAGTCCTTCCTAACCTATCATTTGTTCAAAAAGAACAGTTAATTCCATTCTTATTAAGTAGTGATACTTCTGAGATGACAATAAATATGCTATTACAAATCATTGACTTCTTACGTGACGATAAAGAGTTATTAAAAACAATTAAGGTATTTATGGAATCAAATTTAAATACAACATTAGCTGCTAAAAAGCTCTTTATGCATCGCAACAGTCTCCAATATCGGATTGATAAATTTATTGAGAAAACTGGAATTGATATTAAACAATTTCAACAAGCAGCTTCTTTATATTTCTTAATTTCACTTGATGAAAGTATGAAACATCAGCTTAAATAA
- a CDS encoding YheC/YheD family protein, whose protein sequence is MLMELFYNITKNKWLTDCKQPLVFGKNNLPILYEEDSSGVAFKVKRNKNKVGPVIAILTSKEGRQDFYGNRSTFKKIHHQLQQTGGILFVMTPEGYQGEEIDGFLFIEGEWRKACLPLPDIIYNRVASYRAEEKLDEIRKMALQNAIPLYNPHFFNKWETYKQLLQNDLCKDYLPDTMVMDDFRKFTDWIEKYQTLIVKPVLSNRGNGVYLVKKNINHIEVTSNKVKNKYSSYGEAWEALKSKLHAQTVIIQKHIALKQYLNRPYDLRILVQRVKEHWGVTGIGVRWAGQGSVTTHVPQGGSILPFETVSSGIDRQEIQKLAIQIANQLELAYGYLCEFSIDLGVDEANQLWIFEINSKPMQFDEPHIQGKALQTLIQCFYEDTGF, encoded by the coding sequence ATGCTCATGGAACTTTTTTATAACATTACTAAAAATAAGTGGCTAACTGATTGTAAACAACCGTTAGTATTTGGAAAGAACAACCTCCCTATTTTATATGAGGAAGATAGTTCTGGTGTAGCCTTTAAGGTAAAAAGAAATAAAAATAAAGTTGGCCCCGTAATTGCAATCTTAACAAGCAAAGAAGGTCGACAAGATTTTTATGGAAATCGCTCTACATTTAAAAAAATCCATCATCAGCTCCAACAGACTGGTGGGATCCTCTTTGTTATGACACCTGAAGGCTACCAGGGGGAAGAAATTGACGGTTTTCTCTTTATTGAAGGAGAGTGGCGAAAAGCTTGTTTACCTTTACCTGATATTATTTACAATAGGGTTGCGTCATATCGCGCTGAAGAAAAGTTAGATGAAATTCGTAAAATGGCGCTACAAAACGCCATTCCTCTCTACAATCCCCATTTTTTTAACAAGTGGGAAACCTATAAGCAACTACTTCAGAACGATTTATGTAAAGATTATTTGCCGGATACAATGGTGATGGACGACTTTAGAAAGTTTACAGACTGGATCGAGAAATACCAAACTCTAATTGTTAAACCAGTGTTAAGTAATCGCGGAAATGGCGTATACCTTGTTAAGAAGAATATAAATCATATTGAAGTAACTTCTAATAAGGTAAAAAATAAGTATTCGTCATACGGAGAAGCTTGGGAGGCTTTAAAGTCTAAGTTACATGCTCAAACGGTAATTATCCAGAAACATATTGCTCTTAAACAATATCTTAACCGTCCTTACGATTTGAGAATATTAGTTCAACGAGTGAAAGAGCATTGGGGAGTAACTGGGATTGGTGTTCGGTGGGCTGGCCAAGGTTCTGTTACAACTCACGTTCCTCAAGGTGGATCAATTTTGCCTTTTGAAACTGTAAGTAGTGGCATTGATAGACAAGAAATTCAAAAATTAGCTATTCAAATTGCTAATCAGCTTGAATTAGCTTATGGATATCTATGTGAATTTTCGATTGATTTAGGAGTAGACGAAGCTAATCAACTCTGGATTTTTGAAATTAATTCAAAACCAATGCAATTTGATGAGCCTCATATTCAAGGAAAAGCACTGCAAACATTAATCCAGTGCTTCTATGAAGATACAGGATTTTAG
- a CDS encoding YheC/YheD family protein: MKQEALQLVSENSRSGTFFVPVEMFKEYVDRMQFPTAISFGTKTVSCEVAPHPDQKNEYKLSSDLWDQLMIPHESLIHVFQKDQTLYLGPLVGIFTAGFTQFNLRPIGERSLFFAKLLSVEKKIGAFYFVFGAHQIDWENGTVNGYFYTNEGWRQRKVPIPNVVYDRLPNRKVENLEFSKEVKERLQKEYDIPWFNPGFFNKWDIHQMLVNDNEASKHLPRSYFQPEFHDIEKLLEEFKQVYVKPANGSLGLGIQQLIQKNDDPFVYCRFRNNEENRLRRYSSLKRLVRRQFPFGLEEMIAQQGIRLLKWNNNPIDFRIHTNKDDEGKWCVSAIAAKIAGTGSITTHVKSGGEVKTVKEILHDIGATPTIAKKLHETALLLSEKIDANMPGFIGEIGFDIGVDQDEHVWMFEANSKPGRTIFSHPKLKGDDLQSRRLPLEYAVFLFKQSVEKQPELVNAHGTFL, encoded by the coding sequence ATGAAGCAAGAAGCACTACAGTTAGTGAGTGAAAACAGTCGTTCCGGTACTTTTTTTGTGCCAGTGGAAATGTTTAAGGAATATGTAGACCGTATGCAATTCCCTACCGCCATTTCCTTTGGGACCAAAACAGTTTCTTGTGAGGTTGCACCGCACCCTGATCAGAAAAATGAATATAAATTATCTAGTGATTTATGGGATCAGTTAATGATACCTCATGAAAGCCTTATCCATGTATTTCAGAAAGATCAAACGTTATACCTTGGACCTTTGGTAGGAATTTTCACTGCAGGATTTACTCAGTTCAATTTACGACCTATTGGAGAGCGTTCTCTATTTTTTGCTAAGCTATTATCGGTAGAAAAAAAGATCGGTGCATTTTATTTTGTTTTCGGTGCTCACCAAATTGATTGGGAAAATGGAACAGTAAATGGCTACTTTTACACAAACGAAGGCTGGAGGCAGCGTAAAGTTCCAATTCCTAATGTTGTCTATGATCGGCTCCCTAATCGAAAAGTAGAAAACCTGGAATTTTCTAAGGAAGTAAAGGAACGCCTCCAAAAAGAATATGATATTCCTTGGTTTAATCCGGGATTTTTCAATAAATGGGATATACATCAAATGCTAGTAAACGACAACGAAGCTAGTAAACATTTACCTAGAAGCTATTTTCAACCTGAATTTCACGATATTGAAAAATTATTGGAAGAGTTTAAGCAAGTTTACGTGAAGCCAGCCAATGGAAGTCTTGGCTTAGGAATTCAACAGTTAATTCAAAAGAATGATGATCCATTTGTTTATTGTCGTTTCAGAAATAATGAAGAAAATCGATTAAGAAGATATTCATCGCTAAAGCGTTTAGTGCGACGCCAATTCCCGTTTGGCTTAGAAGAAATGATAGCTCAACAAGGAATTCGGTTATTAAAATGGAATAACAATCCGATTGATTTTCGTATTCATACTAACAAAGACGACGAAGGAAAGTGGTGTGTCAGTGCAATCGCAGCAAAAATTGCCGGTACAGGTAGTATTACCACTCATGTAAAAAGTGGTGGTGAAGTAAAAACTGTCAAAGAAATTCTTCATGACATAGGTGCTACTCCTACGATCGCCAAAAAATTACATGAAACAGCCTTACTCTTAAGTGAAAAAATTGATGCAAATATGCCTGGTTTCATTGGTGAAATAGGGTTTGATATTGGTGTTGACCAAGATGAACACGTATGGATGTTTGAAGCTAATTCCAAACCTGGTAGAACAATCTTTTCCCATCCAAAGTTAAAGGGAGATGATTTACAATCACGGCGCCTTCCATTAGAATACGCAGTTTTCCTATTTAAACAATCGGTTGAAAAACAACCAGAACTCGTTAATGCTCATGGAACTTTTTTATAA
- a CDS encoding YheC/YheD family protein, which produces MVTLGIIVTNLLQEEDYFTAIAEASVLKNVSIFLFSPKDIDLTARTARGKAFCPHENQWLTKDFPLPTYIYDRCFYDNEDTFKSIYPNITWLKSQPDIQFLGHGLPNKWVVFNALKEDPFINHFLPETELLTTDTLFTALSRLHSILVKPVSGSQGKGIFIVSSKNKKFALTAKKYGTPFEKLLSKKQLEHLVEKVTEKRRYLCQPFLSLNNHEQRPFDLRVFLQRNSQGDWTEIGRGIRTGKIGDFTSNLGSGGQVESYEDWLHLLPLDAQLPLQTQLQALIERIPSALEKHGYELFELGLDFGFDTDGKLWLLEVNSKPGRKVITTSFPHKTATLASSPIHYCLYLDAKRKGVGVS; this is translated from the coding sequence ATGGTAACGCTCGGAATTATAGTAACAAATCTTCTCCAGGAAGAAGATTATTTCACTGCAATTGCAGAAGCTAGCGTGTTAAAAAATGTATCCATCTTTCTATTCTCACCAAAGGACATTGATCTTACTGCCCGAACTGCACGTGGAAAAGCGTTTTGTCCTCATGAAAATCAGTGGTTGACTAAGGACTTTCCACTCCCTACGTATATATATGACCGTTGTTTCTATGACAATGAGGATACATTCAAATCAATATATCCGAATATTACTTGGCTCAAATCCCAACCTGATATCCAATTTTTAGGTCATGGACTTCCAAACAAATGGGTCGTTTTCAATGCCTTAAAAGAAGACCCTTTCATTAACCACTTTTTACCTGAAACAGAGCTACTGACTACAGATACTCTCTTTACAGCCTTGTCTAGATTACATTCAATCCTAGTAAAACCAGTAAGTGGTTCTCAAGGAAAAGGTATTTTTATTGTATCAAGCAAGAACAAGAAGTTTGCTCTTACCGCTAAGAAGTACGGTACACCGTTTGAAAAGCTTTTATCCAAAAAGCAGTTAGAGCATCTGGTAGAGAAAGTTACAGAAAAAAGAAGATACCTTTGCCAACCTTTTTTATCCTTAAATAATCATGAACAGCGTCCTTTTGATCTTAGAGTTTTCCTTCAAAGAAATAGTCAAGGAGACTGGACAGAAATTGGTAGGGGCATTCGAACTGGGAAAATCGGTGATTTCACTTCAAACCTAGGAAGTGGCGGCCAAGTCGAATCCTATGAAGATTGGTTACATCTTCTTCCACTTGATGCACAACTACCGCTCCAAACTCAATTACAAGCCCTAATTGAGCGGATCCCTTCTGCGCTTGAAAAACATGGCTATGAGCTTTTTGAACTAGGGCTTGATTTCGGCTTTGATACAGATGGTAAACTATGGCTCCTAGAGGTTAACTCTAAGCCTGGAAGAAAAGTAATTACAACTAGCTTCCCACACAAAACAGCAACTTTGGCAAGTTCGCCAATTCATTATTGCCTATATTTAGATGCGAAAAGAAAAGGAGTTGGAGTTTCATGA
- a CDS encoding YheC/YheD family protein, whose translation MFIRKIIVQVDKNGNFESSNQIRISKSLCRKWDLHHNNQIQFQFGNQIELVTIVETLSFKMPTIEISLPLAEKISIPFEILPIHCLYKQEENILKIGPIITCITNQMYHEDTKFGSMTSFFEELARFAKRHHILFYIKPLLKKNEPTCGFSFQNEQWEQYVFPDPDAVYNRIGSRSFEASDIYKDFIASLQENQIHFFNHCFLDKWEIHEALSSFPEMAPYLPKTTLFSDYDTFTELLTIYPFIFVKPVNGSQGRQILKIEKVEDKYLVFYSSISQENSTTFHSSYLLFKRLKERLTKKTFIVQQGIDLIKYEEDRPLDFRILCIKNEEGLWKVISSVARISPKEKMVSNLAQGGEQKRPLEVLTTMFDEKLAKQYVKLMGELAVEVCNLISESYDGLFGELGIDIGLDKEGKLWIIEVNSKPSKVDDEPSERIRPSTKSIIAYLAHLSGYPLQKSEKRKER comes from the coding sequence ATGTTCATAAGAAAAATAATTGTTCAGGTTGATAAAAATGGAAACTTTGAAAGTAGTAATCAAATAAGAATTTCAAAATCATTATGCAGAAAATGGGATTTACACCATAACAATCAAATTCAATTTCAGTTTGGTAATCAAATTGAACTAGTGACCATTGTAGAGACTCTGTCATTTAAAATGCCAACAATCGAAATTAGTTTGCCACTAGCTGAAAAAATAAGTATTCCTTTTGAAATATTGCCCATACATTGTCTATATAAACAGGAGGAGAATATTCTAAAAATCGGACCTATAATTACCTGCATCACAAACCAAATGTACCACGAGGATACAAAGTTTGGTAGCATGACGTCCTTTTTTGAAGAACTAGCACGTTTTGCAAAACGACACCATATTCTTTTTTATATCAAACCACTCCTGAAAAAAAACGAACCAACCTGTGGGTTTTCATTTCAAAATGAACAATGGGAGCAATATGTATTTCCCGATCCTGATGCTGTTTACAATCGTATAGGATCAAGGTCTTTTGAGGCCTCGGATATTTATAAAGATTTTATTGCTTCGCTCCAAGAAAATCAAATACATTTCTTTAATCACTGCTTTTTAGATAAATGGGAAATTCATGAAGCATTATCTAGTTTCCCTGAAATGGCTCCATATTTACCAAAAACAACTCTCTTTAGTGACTATGACACATTTACCGAACTGCTTACCATTTACCCTTTCATTTTTGTCAAACCAGTAAATGGGAGTCAGGGTAGACAAATCTTAAAAATCGAAAAAGTTGAAGATAAGTATCTCGTATTCTATTCATCTATTTCTCAGGAGAATTCTACCACGTTCCATTCTAGTTACCTACTTTTTAAAAGACTTAAAGAGAGACTAACAAAAAAAACATTTATAGTTCAGCAGGGGATTGATCTTATCAAGTACGAAGAAGACCGTCCGCTCGACTTTCGCATTCTTTGTATAAAAAATGAAGAAGGATTATGGAAAGTTATTTCATCGGTAGCAAGGATCTCTCCAAAAGAAAAGATGGTATCAAACCTAGCGCAAGGAGGAGAACAAAAGAGGCCACTAGAGGTACTCACTACCATGTTTGATGAGAAACTAGCTAAACAATACGTCAAATTAATGGGAGAACTTGCTGTAGAGGTTTGTAATTTGATATCTGAAAGCTACGATGGATTATTTGGAGAACTTGGTATCGATATTGGATTAGATAAAGAAGGGAAACTCTGGATCATTGAAGTCAACTCAAAACCTTCAAAGGTGGATGATGAACCTAGTGAACGTATTCGCCCATCTACTAAGTCAATTATTGCTTACTTGGCTCATTTAAGTGGATATCCATTGCAAAAGAGTGAGAAGAGGAAGGAGAGATAA
- a CDS encoding DUF445 domain-containing protein: MNVVVVVIMMVLVGALIGGVTNSLAIKMLFRPYRAYFIGKWRVPFTPGLIPKRRGELAEQLGKLVVNHLLTAEGLQKKLQDKLFLNEITEWVQREVTKLVSSEETLVNVLEKWFGITNGKEKARAGLERWLNKKLNVMVEEIRPLQLEEVVPKGVNEAVDKYIPQLTHLILEKVKNYFNSPEGIDQLANMVDRFLLAKGTFGNMITMFLGNERLVDKIQPEIIKMLNDEGTHQLIEDFLTKEWRKVKKLRVTDLEEYMDVNEVMSFLQEKIMDHVPFTKLDKPLKEWSLIIEQPLINEVVPLAVNKVGQAVSSELVTLLTKLKLEDVVREQVEQFSVSRLEDMVLSISRRELKLITYLGALLGGLIGLFQGIFIIFLS; encoded by the coding sequence GTGAACGTTGTTGTTGTAGTTATTATGATGGTTTTAGTCGGGGCTTTAATTGGAGGAGTAACAAACTCGCTAGCAATTAAGATGTTATTTCGCCCTTATCGTGCTTATTTTATTGGGAAATGGAGAGTACCTTTTACACCTGGGTTAATTCCAAAGCGTAGAGGTGAGCTGGCAGAGCAGCTTGGAAAATTAGTTGTTAACCACCTGCTAACAGCAGAAGGGTTACAGAAAAAACTACAGGACAAATTATTTCTTAATGAAATAACCGAGTGGGTACAACGAGAGGTAACAAAACTAGTCAGTAGTGAAGAAACGTTAGTTAATGTGTTAGAAAAGTGGTTTGGGATTACAAATGGAAAAGAAAAAGCTAGAGCTGGGCTTGAGCGTTGGCTAAATAAGAAGCTCAATGTTATGGTGGAAGAAATTCGCCCACTTCAATTAGAAGAAGTTGTACCTAAAGGGGTTAATGAAGCAGTAGACAAATACATACCCCAATTAACTCACCTGATCTTGGAAAAAGTTAAGAATTACTTTAACAGTCCTGAAGGGATAGATCAGCTTGCTAATATGGTTGATCGTTTTCTTCTGGCAAAAGGTACATTTGGAAATATGATCACGATGTTCTTAGGTAATGAACGGTTAGTTGACAAAATTCAGCCTGAAATTATTAAAATGCTTAATGATGAAGGTACTCATCAGCTTATTGAAGATTTTCTTACGAAGGAATGGAGAAAGGTGAAAAAACTTCGGGTAACAGATCTAGAGGAGTATATGGATGTAAATGAAGTGATGTCTTTTCTTCAGGAAAAGATCATGGATCATGTTCCATTTACAAAATTAGATAAGCCCCTAAAAGAATGGTCATTAATTATAGAACAACCTTTAATAAATGAAGTTGTTCCTTTAGCTGTCAATAAGGTGGGACAGGCTGTCTCAAGTGAATTAGTAACTTTGTTAACCAAGCTTAAGTTAGAGGATGTCGTAAGAGAACAAGTAGAACAATTTTCGGTTAGTCGATTAGAAGACATGGTACTTTCAATATCAAGACGTGAGTTAAAACTGATTACCTATTTAGGCGCATTACTAGGAGGGTTAATCGGTCTTTTTCAAGGTATTTTTATCATATTCTTAAGTTAA
- a CDS encoding YlbF family regulator, with the protein MSNAYDKAHELGRILKESDEFKQLAELHSKVNEDAQAKQMLEGFRAIQMELQQKQMQGMDLTEEELQKAQSVFELVQQHELIGKLMEAEQRMSQLIGDINRIIAEPLEELYGIGE; encoded by the coding sequence ATGTCAAATGCATATGATAAGGCTCATGAGCTTGGTCGAATTCTAAAAGAAAGTGATGAATTTAAGCAACTTGCTGAACTTCATTCAAAAGTAAATGAGGATGCTCAAGCGAAACAAATGTTAGAAGGATTTCGTGCCATCCAAATGGAACTTCAACAAAAGCAAATGCAAGGCATGGACCTAACAGAAGAAGAGCTTCAAAAAGCACAAAGTGTTTTTGAACTTGTTCAGCAGCACGAATTAATTGGAAAATTAATGGAAGCAGAGCAACGCATGAGTCAATTAATTGGAGACATTAACAGAATTATCGCAGAGCCTTTAGAAGAGCTTTACGGTATTGGTGAGTAA
- a CDS encoding Cof-type HAD-IIB family hydrolase: MAYRLLALDIDGTLLQSNHRLAKQTKEAIEYAKRKGVYVTLATGRSFPSAQKVANALNLETDIITHDGAFIGSSLESPTFERRLNNDKAFHIVELLEKHNCHIRVMHEKFAIGNKIRQKNFLVAKMTVGIGDPVFYPVTFVDSLSNYLLSDPVMPPKIHAFFFHEKDRLAAKEDLIKQIPGIHVTSSSEGGLEIVSEGISKATGLQILGKKLGISLNKMVAIGAYDNDIEMITQVGLGVAMGNAPKYIRDQADWVTRSNNQNGVAYMVKEVFRKQLNMQL; this comes from the coding sequence GTGGCATATCGTTTATTAGCATTAGATATAGATGGGACGCTGTTACAATCGAACCATCGTTTAGCCAAACAAACAAAGGAAGCCATTGAATATGCGAAAAGAAAAGGTGTTTATGTAACATTAGCAACGGGTAGGTCTTTTCCTTCGGCACAAAAGGTAGCAAATGCATTGAATTTGGAAACAGATATCATCACTCATGATGGAGCATTTATTGGATCGTCACTAGAAAGTCCAACATTTGAACGCAGACTAAATAATGACAAAGCTTTTCATATTGTTGAACTGTTAGAAAAACATAACTGTCATATCCGTGTCATGCACGAAAAGTTTGCGATAGGGAATAAAATACGTCAAAAGAATTTTCTGGTCGCTAAAATGACCGTAGGTATTGGTGATCCTGTATTTTATCCTGTAACATTTGTTGACTCATTGAGTAATTACTTATTATCTGATCCAGTTATGCCTCCAAAAATTCATGCGTTCTTTTTTCACGAAAAAGATCGACTAGCTGCTAAGGAAGATTTAATAAAACAAATTCCAGGAATTCACGTGACTTCTTCATCAGAAGGTGGACTTGAAATCGTTTCTGAAGGAATTTCAAAAGCTACTGGCCTACAAATTCTTGGGAAAAAATTAGGAATTAGCCTAAATAAGATGGTCGCCATAGGTGCTTATGATAATGATATTGAAATGATTACTCAAGTTGGCTTAGGAGTTGCGATGGGGAATGCACCCAAGTACATTCGTGACCAAGCAGATTGGGTAACAAGATCAAACAATCAAAATGGTGTTGCATATATGGTTAAAGAAGTATTTCGAAAACAATTAAACATGCAATTATAA
- a CDS encoding YhzD family protein has product MAVYVLTVFDGTGKVLVDERFDAKDDAEAKKLGESKIAELKYETYSSRVTKSSGGLVLFHQ; this is encoded by the coding sequence ATGGCAGTTTATGTTCTGACTGTTTTTGACGGTACTGGTAAGGTACTAGTAGATGAAAGATTTGATGCAAAAGATGATGCTGAGGCAAAAAAATTGGGTGAAAGTAAAATAGCTGAGCTGAAATATGAAACATACTCTAGTAGAGTTACTAAATCTTCAGGTGGTCTTGTCTTGTTTCATCAATAA